A window from Photobacterium leiognathi encodes these proteins:
- a CDS encoding GGDEF domain-containing protein, translated as MLFSSHFRSAGMRLLIPLTIATLMLIALPFCTATLANYQNLLINIPYILFSVVIFLSQPFNQGRTGFVALIMLVAYTIIINQLQSPLTNDEIKLVFSLLAGLLPFNLLQVHIMPDKRLFSRFGALFSCFLLLQIGWAALVYHHFKDSDLSAWWEVYLFSYRNLSPLPLILLVLNLALTCSNASTILKRNHSSDQAVFICLLFSFLTFTFFHYPFISSVAFSIVALMLLINIISCSHELAFIDQLTEIPGRRALDNELKHLGRTFTLAMIDVDHFKKFNDKYGHETGDDVLKLVASLLKQIEGGGKAFRYGGEEFTILFKGKTIEQCLPLLEELREKIAKYKMIIRDHDNRPHSDHAGLKERGQRKKSKSVKVTVSIGVAENYIEHEPESVLKLADNALYEAKNAGRNCVHQADCY; from the coding sequence ATGCTCTTTTCTTCACACTTTCGTTCTGCTGGCATGCGGTTGCTGATCCCGCTAACGATTGCAACCTTAATGCTCATTGCTTTACCATTCTGCACTGCCACACTCGCAAACTATCAAAATTTGCTTATTAATATCCCTTACATTCTATTTTCTGTTGTTATCTTTCTCAGCCAGCCATTTAATCAAGGTAGAACTGGTTTCGTCGCTCTTATCATGTTGGTGGCATACACCATCATCATCAATCAATTACAATCTCCTCTCACCAATGACGAAATTAAACTTGTTTTCAGCTTACTCGCAGGGTTATTACCGTTTAATCTTCTGCAAGTACATATCATGCCTGACAAACGCCTATTCTCTCGCTTTGGCGCATTATTCAGCTGTTTCTTATTGCTACAAATAGGCTGGGCTGCCCTTGTTTACCATCATTTCAAAGATTCAGATCTGAGTGCGTGGTGGGAGGTTTACTTATTTTCCTATCGCAATTTATCCCCGTTACCTTTGATCTTACTCGTTTTGAATTTAGCGCTAACATGTAGCAACGCTTCTACGATCTTAAAGCGTAACCATAGTTCAGATCAGGCTGTATTCATCTGCTTACTGTTTAGTTTTCTCACATTTACCTTCTTCCACTATCCCTTTATCTCCAGCGTTGCCTTTAGCATCGTTGCTCTAATGCTGTTAATTAATATAATTAGTTGTAGTCATGAACTTGCTTTTATTGATCAACTAACTGAAATTCCAGGACGTAGAGCCCTTGATAATGAACTCAAACATTTAGGCAGAACATTTACCTTAGCGATGATCGATGTCGATCACTTTAAAAAGTTTAATGATAAATACGGTCACGAAACTGGTGATGATGTTCTAAAGCTTGTAGCTAGCCTTTTAAAACAGATAGAAGGTGGTGGTAAAGCATTTCGTTATGGTGGTGAAGAGTTTACGATTTTATTTAAAGGGAAAACCATTGAGCAATGTTTACCTTTACTCGAAGAGTTGCGTGAAAAGATAGCTAAATACAAAATGATCATCCGCGATCATGATAACCGCCCTCACAGCGATCATGCAGGCTTAAAAGAACGCGGACAACGTAAAAAATCCAAATCGGTCAAAGTTACAGTAAGTATTGGCGTGGCTGAAAACTATATAGAGCATGAGCCCGAAAGCGTATTAAAACTCGCTGATAACGCTTTATATGAAGCAAAGAACGCGGGGAGAAACTGCGTACATCAGGCTGATTGCTATTAA
- a CDS encoding alpha/beta hydrolase family protein, translated as MTLIKKLYVKIAILLLITGCVQPKEATHQSLANQTLPMLLDFKDLTTTTNGTHSYQISPDGKKLAWLKDSFDNNGNPYTALHFKNLATVETGKFDGWISFFEWMPDSRNLIYVPNFDDMKSKIFFLDTEHPTRHIKPFYDGNNQVYVVDILKNDPDNIIVRHNGTDPKVFNLYRLNIKTKQETLLFEIDDKLAIDGFIINNSVKSGSVFAYIKNKKEIYQLSTGKLLFDAGENGKVSHAMLNHKKNTLSILANNETDKIQLLELDLTTNNITTLYANDRVDVDLYYSDNNLNPAIAFSYPDYQEAKAFHPAYQKLLDKFYSKGKNSVLIFSRDSNNEKFTLSQYNDHGFKIYRYDTVTDKKELLSQSKSHYYTQYLAHQKPIQFTSRDGLNINGYLTLPNSIKAKQLPTVLLVHGGPHARDYWGFNTEAQLLANRGYAVIQVNFRGSAGYGYDFISAGYGEFSKAMHNDLIDGIDWAVKQGISDPNNIAIMGASYGGYATLVGMTLTPDKFACGVDIFGMSDLELMINNFPEPWKRHEDIWQNYIGDFNDPKMKQQRSQQSPINFVNNMKAPLLVIQGEDDAVVIPEQSRRFVEAAKKAGKDVQYWEMNNTGHHYGTPTQTKKLARKVDNFLSQCIGGRSAE; from the coding sequence ATGACGTTAATAAAAAAACTATACGTAAAAATAGCCATTCTTTTATTAATAACCGGGTGTGTGCAACCTAAAGAGGCAACTCACCAATCTCTTGCAAACCAAACACTACCCATGTTACTCGATTTTAAAGATCTCACGACCACAACAAACGGTACCCATTCTTACCAAATATCTCCTGATGGTAAAAAGTTAGCATGGTTAAAAGACAGCTTTGATAATAATGGAAATCCTTACACTGCACTTCATTTTAAAAATTTAGCAACAGTTGAAACAGGCAAGTTTGATGGTTGGATTTCTTTTTTTGAATGGATGCCAGATAGCCGTAATTTAATCTATGTTCCCAATTTCGATGATATGAAGTCTAAAATATTCTTTTTAGATACAGAGCATCCAACACGCCATATCAAACCATTTTATGATGGCAACAATCAGGTTTATGTCGTCGATATCCTCAAAAATGATCCTGACAATATCATTGTTAGACATAACGGTACTGACCCCAAAGTCTTTAACCTTTATCGCCTTAACATAAAAACGAAACAAGAAACCTTATTATTTGAGATCGATGATAAGTTAGCTATCGATGGCTTTATTATTAATAACAGCGTTAAAAGTGGGTCAGTCTTTGCTTATATAAAAAATAAGAAAGAAATATATCAATTAAGTACAGGTAAACTGTTATTCGATGCTGGCGAAAATGGCAAAGTCTCTCATGCGATGCTTAACCATAAAAAAAATACCCTTTCTATATTAGCTAACAACGAGACAGATAAAATCCAGTTACTCGAGTTAGATTTAACAACAAACAATATAACTACCCTTTATGCCAATGATCGTGTTGATGTCGATTTATACTATTCAGATAACAACTTAAATCCAGCTATCGCTTTTAGTTACCCAGATTACCAAGAGGCAAAAGCGTTCCACCCTGCTTATCAAAAGCTACTCGACAAGTTCTACAGTAAAGGTAAAAACAGTGTTCTAATTTTTAGTCGTGATAGTAACAATGAGAAATTCACCTTAAGCCAATATAACGACCATGGCTTTAAAATTTATCGTTACGATACAGTCACTGATAAAAAAGAACTTCTTTCACAAAGTAAGTCACACTATTACACCCAGTACCTTGCACACCAAAAACCGATTCAATTTACTAGCCGTGATGGATTAAATATTAATGGCTATTTAACCCTACCTAACAGCATAAAAGCCAAACAGCTCCCAACAGTTTTACTTGTTCACGGAGGACCTCATGCTCGCGACTATTGGGGTTTTAATACCGAAGCACAATTACTTGCCAACCGTGGCTATGCGGTGATTCAAGTGAACTTCAGAGGCTCTGCGGGTTATGGTTATGATTTTATATCCGCTGGATATGGGGAGTTTTCAAAAGCGATGCATAACGATCTGATTGATGGTATCGATTGGGCGGTTAAACAAGGCATCAGTGATCCTAATAATATTGCGATTATGGGAGCAAGTTATGGTGGTTACGCTACCCTAGTCGGCATGACACTTACTCCTGATAAGTTTGCTTGTGGCGTCGATATTTTTGGTATGTCGGATCTTGAGCTAATGATTAACAACTTCCCTGAACCATGGAAGCGACATGAAGATATTTGGCAGAACTACATTGGTGACTTTAATGATCCAAAGATGAAACAGCAACGTTCACAACAATCACCTATTAATTTCGTCAATAATATGAAAGCACCACTGTTAGTGATCCAAGGTGAAGATGATGCGGTTGTGATCCCTGAGCAATCTCGTCGATTTGTCGAGGCGGCCAAAAAAGCCGGAAAAGATGTTCAATACTGGGAAATGAACAATACAGGCCACCATTACGGCACACCAACACAAACAAAGAAACTTGCTCGAAAAGTAGATAACTTCTTAAGCCAATGTATTGGTGGACGTTCTGCAGAATAG
- a CDS encoding DUF2541 family protein, protein MKLKATMAAAMILSAMAFSTTASADTFTLGRTILLEAKNNHAKIPVPLCRNAKSIQIKAERDVFLSKVIFKFQNGSSRVFQFQRKLDKNERTDWRRFSYERCVTDIQVHGRAEDGSAGIRVYGRK, encoded by the coding sequence ATGAAACTAAAAGCTACAATGGCTGCAGCAATGATCCTGTCAGCTATGGCGTTTTCAACAACGGCTTCTGCTGATACATTCACATTAGGTCGTACTATTCTTCTTGAAGCGAAAAATAATCACGCAAAGATCCCTGTGCCTCTTTGCCGTAATGCAAAATCAATTCAGATCAAAGCTGAACGTGATGTGTTTTTATCGAAAGTCATTTTCAAATTTCAGAATGGCTCATCACGCGTATTTCAATTCCAGCGTAAGCTAGACAAAAATGAAAGAACGGACTGGCGTCGTTTCTCTTATGAGCGCTGTGTAACTGATATTCAAGTACATGGCCGTGCAGAAGATGGCAGCGCTGGTATTAGAGTTTACGGTCGTAAATAA
- a CDS encoding ABC-ATPase domain-containing protein, producing MQLLEAKLHKIDRHNYRSYTSLRGEYHFVDYDFFIDTVQTDPFAPASRVRARRAWSLTDLEWLREKSPVYQRAARDFIARFFAELSQQDNAVLIDMPGQVILDRTAVMFDDEGIELRFRVNLPADGRTIIAKRTMNLLTFHLPKMIRRSTIARELPMDQLKAHCEAAEDQVALRAQLKEHKLLAFVADGSVLPRLAGNSDLPLPNAVPFMSPENLAVELEAPHKGKIRGMGIPEGITLIVGGGFHGKSTLLSAIERSVYDHIPGDGREYIVTNYNAAKIRAEDGRCVHNVDLSPYISNLPMGKDTTAFTSQNASGSTSQASWLQESIEAGAEALLIDEDTSASNFMIRDERMQALICKDDEPITPLVDRISLLRDQHDISVMLVMGGSGDYLDVADTVIQMHNYEAVDVTEKARDVVASHPTRRKAEGTEVIVRPRTRQVNRSALQSLLEEGKFRIQVKDKTSLRFGREYVDLQALEQVAHSSQLLAIGYLWFQLAQLKGWEKTPARAFANMLHDDWAAMMPKYGEMSKPRVIEVMAVLNRMRKAEFK from the coding sequence ATGCAATTACTCGAAGCCAAACTCCATAAAATTGACCGTCATAATTACCGTAGTTACACCAGTTTACGTGGTGAATACCACTTCGTTGATTACGACTTCTTTATTGATACCGTTCAAACGGATCCTTTTGCGCCAGCTTCTCGTGTTCGCGCCCGTCGTGCATGGTCGTTAACGGATCTTGAATGGCTTCGTGAAAAATCACCAGTATACCAACGTGCCGCACGTGACTTCATCGCACGCTTCTTTGCTGAACTATCACAGCAAGACAATGCCGTTTTAATCGACATGCCAGGACAAGTGATCTTAGATCGTACTGCGGTTATGTTTGACGACGAAGGTATCGAATTACGTTTTCGTGTAAACCTGCCTGCAGATGGTCGTACTATCATTGCTAAGCGCACCATGAACCTGCTGACTTTCCATCTGCCAAAGATGATCCGCCGTTCAACAATTGCCCGTGAATTACCGATGGATCAGCTAAAAGCACACTGTGAAGCAGCAGAAGATCAAGTTGCATTACGTGCACAATTAAAAGAGCACAAACTATTGGCTTTCGTTGCTGACGGCAGTGTTCTGCCTCGTCTTGCTGGTAACAGTGATTTACCACTGCCAAACGCTGTGCCGTTTATGAGCCCAGAAAACCTTGCTGTTGAGCTTGAAGCACCGCACAAAGGTAAGATCCGTGGTATGGGTATTCCTGAAGGCATCACGCTAATTGTCGGTGGTGGTTTCCATGGTAAATCAACACTATTAAGTGCGATTGAGCGCTCTGTTTACGATCATATTCCAGGTGATGGTCGTGAATACATCGTAACCAATTACAATGCTGCAAAGATCCGTGCTGAAGATGGGCGCTGTGTACACAACGTTGATTTATCACCATATATCAGCAACTTACCTATGGGTAAAGACACAACAGCATTTACAAGCCAAAATGCATCAGGTTCAACTTCACAAGCATCTTGGTTACAAGAATCTATTGAAGCGGGTGCTGAAGCATTACTGATCGATGAAGACACATCTGCTTCTAACTTTATGATCCGTGATGAGCGCATGCAGGCACTGATTTGTAAAGACGATGAGCCAATCACACCACTTGTAGACCGTATTTCTCTACTACGTGATCAACACGATATCTCAGTGATGTTAGTAATGGGTGGTTCGGGTGACTACCTTGATGTTGCAGATACCGTCATTCAAATGCACAACTACGAAGCTGTAGATGTGACAGAAAAAGCCCGTGACGTTGTAGCCTCTCACCCTACTCGTCGTAAGGCTGAAGGTACGGAAGTAATCGTACGACCACGTACACGTCAGGTGAACCGTAGTGCACTACAATCACTACTTGAAGAAGGTAAATTCCGTATTCAAGTTAAAGATAAAACATCACTACGCTTTGGTCGTGAATATGTCGATCTTCAAGCACTTGAGCAAGTTGCACATTCAAGCCAGCTATTAGCGATTGGTTACCTATGGTTCCAACTTGCACAACTAAAAGGTTGGGAAAAAACGCCAGCTCGTGCGTTTGCTAACATGCTACACGACGATTGGGCAGCAATGATGCCTAAGTACGGTGAAATGTCTAAGCCTCGTGTTATCGAAGTCATGGCTGTGTTAAACCGTATGCGTAAGGCTGAGTTTAAGTAA
- a CDS encoding gamma-glutamylcyclotransferase family protein, whose protein sequence is MTETINGLFVYGTLAPDQSNAYVLAGLKGRWQKAYAVGFVYPNGKGATVGYPAFVPQAQGEQVQGLLFSSDELVDHWPRIDEFEGEGYDRVEITVLLEDGTKHQAFVYRLSPSEM, encoded by the coding sequence ATGACAGAAACGATTAATGGATTATTTGTTTATGGCACATTAGCGCCAGACCAATCAAATGCTTACGTTCTAGCTGGTCTAAAAGGAAGGTGGCAGAAAGCCTATGCTGTTGGCTTTGTTTACCCAAATGGTAAAGGAGCTACTGTTGGTTATCCGGCATTTGTACCACAAGCGCAAGGTGAGCAGGTGCAAGGCTTGTTATTTAGCTCTGATGAATTAGTCGATCATTGGCCGCGAATCGATGAATTTGAAGGCGAGGGTTATGATCGTGTTGAGATCACTGTTTTACTTGAAGATGGTACGAAGCATCAGGCATTTGTGTATCGACTAAGCCCAAGTGAAATGTAA
- a CDS encoding DEAD/DEAH box helicase yields the protein MQETVTEFRQLDLADTLLSALDNMGFVAPTPIQAASIPLLLTGVDALGKAQTGTGKTAAFSLPVLNKVNLSQHKPQAIVMAPTRELAIQVAAEMKTLGQNIKGLKVLEIYGGASIVDQMRALKNGAHIVVGTPGRVKDLISRKQLHLDEVHTFVLDEADEMLKMGFVDDVTWIMEQAPESAQRVLFSATMPPIVKEIVDRFLRNPERIDVAGENRTVSKVEQQFWVVKGVEKDEAMSRLLETEDTDASIVFVRTRQDTERLADWLCSRGFKAAALHGDIPQSLRERTVDHIKRGVIDILVATDVVARGLDVPRITHVFNYDIPFDVESYIHRIGRTGRAGRTGKAILLVRTNQIRMLRTIERVTKSRMEEIQLPLRDLVAAARLSRLGEELQAQKEQTNVDAFVELVEKLQESIEVDAATLAAMLLQRQQGNRPLFYKGPDPMIAAIEREAQRRERRGNDRDRGERGDRRDRGERRSFNSADWDTYQLQVGREQGVQVKDIVGAIANELGLSKEFIGAIKLAPTHTFVQLPKKMTAEVAAQLKKLRIRQNEVKAVVVEGEVLREHRPRGGNRDGNRGGYRGNRDGNRDGNRGGERRFDRNRGNDNRGGYRGNRDGAPRGDRKPRSEA from the coding sequence ATGCAAGAAACTGTTACAGAATTTCGCCAACTAGATTTGGCCGACACACTATTATCTGCACTAGACAACATGGGCTTTGTTGCTCCTACGCCTATTCAGGCTGCGTCAATTCCTCTTCTACTTACAGGTGTTGATGCACTAGGTAAAGCACAAACTGGTACAGGTAAAACAGCAGCTTTCTCACTTCCAGTTCTAAATAAAGTAAACCTATCTCAGCATAAGCCTCAAGCGATTGTTATGGCTCCAACACGTGAGCTTGCGATTCAGGTTGCCGCTGAAATGAAAACGCTTGGTCAAAACATCAAAGGTCTTAAAGTTCTTGAGATCTACGGTGGTGCATCAATCGTTGACCAAATGCGCGCACTAAAAAATGGTGCACACATTGTTGTTGGTACTCCTGGTCGTGTTAAAGACCTTATCTCTCGTAAGCAACTTCACTTAGACGAAGTACACACTTTCGTTCTTGATGAAGCTGATGAAATGCTGAAGATGGGCTTCGTTGACGACGTAACTTGGATCATGGAACAAGCACCAGAAAGTGCACAGCGTGTACTATTCTCTGCAACTATGCCTCCAATCGTTAAAGAAATCGTTGACCGTTTCCTACGTAACCCTGAGCGTATTGACGTTGCTGGTGAAAACCGCACTGTTTCTAAAGTAGAGCAGCAGTTCTGGGTTGTTAAAGGCGTAGAGAAAGACGAAGCGATGAGCCGCCTTCTTGAAACTGAAGATACAGATGCTTCAATAGTATTCGTACGTACTCGTCAAGATACTGAGCGCCTAGCTGATTGGCTATGTTCTCGTGGCTTTAAAGCTGCGGCACTTCACGGTGATATTCCTCAGTCTCTACGTGAGCGTACTGTTGATCACATCAAACGTGGCGTGATTGATATTCTAGTTGCAACTGACGTTGTTGCTCGTGGTCTTGATGTGCCACGTATTACACACGTATTCAACTACGATATCCCATTTGATGTTGAGTCATACATCCACCGTATCGGTCGTACAGGTCGTGCAGGACGTACAGGTAAAGCGATCCTACTAGTTCGCACTAACCAAATCCGCATGCTACGTACAATTGAGCGTGTAACTAAGTCTCGTATGGAAGAAATCCAACTTCCTCTACGTGATCTTGTTGCTGCAGCTCGTCTAAGCCGTTTAGGTGAAGAGCTGCAAGCTCAGAAAGAACAAACAAATGTTGATGCATTCGTTGAACTTGTTGAAAAACTACAAGAGTCAATTGAAGTTGATGCAGCAACACTAGCAGCTATGCTTCTTCAGCGTCAGCAGGGTAACCGTCCTTTATTCTACAAAGGTCCAGATCCAATGATCGCTGCAATTGAGCGTGAAGCGCAACGTCGTGAGCGTCGTGGTAACGACCGTGACCGCGGTGAGCGTGGCGATCGTCGTGACCGTGGTGAGCGTCGTTCATTCAACAGCGCTGACTGGGATACTTACCAGTTACAAGTTGGTCGTGAGCAAGGTGTTCAGGTTAAAGATATCGTTGGTGCTATCGCTAACGAGCTTGGCCTAAGCAAAGAGTTCATCGGTGCGATTAAACTAGCTCCAACTCACACGTTCGTTCAACTTCCTAAGAAGATGACTGCAGAAGTTGCAGCACAGCTTAAGAAACTACGTATTCGTCAAAACGAAGTGAAAGCGGTAGTTGTTGAAGGTGAAGTGCTTCGCGAACACCGTCCTCGTGGTGGTAACCGCGATGGCAACCGTGGTGGTTACCGTGGTAATCGTGATGGCAACCGCGATGGTAATCGCGGTGGTGAGCGTCGTTTCGATCGTAACCGTGGTAATGACAACCGTGGTGGTTACCGTGGTAACCGTGATGGTGCTCCACGCGGTGATCGTAAGCCTCGTTCAGAAGCATAA
- a CDS encoding GNAT family N-acetyltransferase, whose amino-acid sequence MIEIKPFTNRDENAVKRIVVPKSQVRFASTAEDFIASATETMHLYVIYYHGKIIGFFKLDIAYSEQMKFCPINTLGLRTFVISQHYQGKGIGTAVIKRILHYTAVHYARYDAIYLTVNCKNPAAKRCYEKSGFQLTGDLFLEGDFGPQEVMFAYNHHDLKS is encoded by the coding sequence ATGATCGAAATTAAGCCTTTTACCAACCGAGATGAAAATGCAGTTAAGCGGATTGTTGTACCTAAATCGCAAGTAAGATTTGCATCAACTGCTGAGGATTTCATTGCGAGCGCCACTGAAACTATGCATCTTTATGTGATTTATTATCACGGGAAGATCATTGGCTTTTTTAAACTAGACATTGCTTATTCTGAACAAATGAAATTTTGTCCAATCAATACGCTTGGCTTACGTACTTTTGTGATTAGTCAACATTATCAAGGTAAAGGGATAGGAACGGCAGTAATTAAAAGGATATTGCACTACACCGCAGTACACTACGCTAGATATGATGCCATATATTTAACCGTTAATTGCAAGAATCCTGCTGCGAAACGTTGCTATGAGAAAAGTGGATTTCAATTAACAGGAGATCTCTTTCTTGAAGGAGACTTTGGTCCACAAGAGGTTATGTTTGCTTATAATCATCACGACTTGAAAAGTTGA
- a CDS encoding exoribonuclease II yields MFQDNPLLAQLKKQIQETLPKKEGNIKATDRGFGFLETDNKESFFVPPAYMKNVMHGDRVMAVIRTEKEREVAEPQELVEQSITRFIGRVKLIRDRLHVVPDHPQLKEAIKAKATKGLNPESLKEGDWVVAYLTRHPLVDNNKTFFCDIKEKITDSNDKIAPWWVTLAHHNLPNAEPAPQESWNMLDEGLERQDLTDLPFITIDGESTKDMDDAIYTVANDDGSFDITIAIADPTSYIAVGDKMDDEARERGFTIYLPGRNIPMLPRELSDELCSLIENEKRPAICCRVTVDKDGVIQDNIEFFAAWIKSQGRLSYDNVSDFLENSSTENWAPNDIIEAQVRALHAFADARSKWRKENAVVFPDRPDYRFELSEDNDVIAIHTDARRTANRMIEEAMITANICAGRALQEKFGTGVFNVHSGFNPEKLDTAMEFLTEAEAPFEKEQLLELEGFSALRRWLNTLETTYLDNRLRKFQAYSEVANTPAPHYAMGLDVYATWTSPIRKYGDMINHRLLKALITGNEPSQKPDDNVGDEIALHRRHHRMAERDVSDWLYVRLLKDAVKNATIFNAEVFDINRAGMRVRLLENGASAFIPSPLILDNKERISCSGELGIITIDGIKEYQLGDTFDVTLAEIRSTTRQLIAKPVKQFPAPEATENTDASATEENKEEVKA; encoded by the coding sequence ATGTTTCAAGATAATCCGCTGTTAGCACAGCTTAAAAAGCAAATTCAAGAAACACTTCCTAAAAAGGAAGGTAATATCAAAGCGACTGATCGCGGTTTTGGCTTTCTAGAGACTGATAATAAAGAAAGCTTTTTCGTTCCGCCTGCATACATGAAAAATGTTATGCACGGTGACCGTGTTATGGCAGTTATCCGTACAGAAAAAGAACGTGAAGTGGCTGAACCACAAGAGTTGGTTGAACAATCAATCACTCGTTTTATTGGTCGTGTAAAACTCATTCGTGATCGTCTGCACGTTGTGCCTGATCATCCTCAGTTAAAAGAAGCGATTAAAGCGAAAGCTACTAAAGGCCTAAATCCAGAATCACTAAAAGAAGGTGACTGGGTTGTCGCTTATTTAACTCGCCACCCTCTTGTTGATAATAACAAGACTTTCTTCTGCGATATCAAAGAAAAAATCACCGATAGCAACGATAAGATTGCACCTTGGTGGGTAACACTTGCACATCACAACCTTCCTAACGCAGAGCCTGCACCACAAGAAAGTTGGAATATGTTAGATGAAGGTCTTGAGCGCCAAGATCTGACTGATTTACCGTTTATCACTATTGATGGTGAATCAACCAAAGATATGGATGATGCAATCTATACCGTTGCTAACGATGACGGTAGCTTTGATATCACCATTGCGATTGCAGACCCAACGTCTTACATTGCTGTTGGCGATAAGATGGATGATGAAGCCCGTGAACGTGGTTTTACCATCTACTTACCTGGTCGTAATATCCCAATGCTACCGCGTGAACTCAGTGATGAGCTATGTTCACTGATCGAAAACGAAAAGCGTCCAGCTATTTGTTGTCGTGTAACTGTTGATAAAGACGGCGTTATCCAAGATAACATCGAATTCTTTGCAGCATGGATCAAATCTCAAGGCCGTCTATCTTACGATAATGTGTCTGATTTCCTTGAAAACAGCAGCACTGAAAACTGGGCTCCAAACGACATCATTGAAGCACAAGTTCGTGCACTACATGCGTTTGCTGATGCGCGTAGCAAGTGGCGTAAAGAGAATGCGGTTGTGTTCCCTGATCGTCCAGATTACCGCTTTGAACTAAGCGAAGATAACGACGTTATCGCAATCCACACTGATGCACGTCGTACAGCAAACCGTATGATTGAAGAAGCCATGATCACAGCAAACATTTGTGCTGGTCGTGCGCTACAAGAGAAATTCGGTACAGGTGTGTTTAACGTTCATAGCGGTTTTAATCCAGAAAAACTGGATACTGCAATGGAATTCCTCACTGAAGCTGAAGCGCCGTTCGAGAAAGAACAGCTACTTGAGCTCGAAGGCTTTAGTGCATTACGCCGTTGGTTAAACACCCTTGAAACAACTTACCTAGATAACCGTCTGCGTAAATTCCAAGCTTACAGTGAAGTTGCAAATACGCCTGCTCCTCACTATGCGATGGGTCTAGATGTTTACGCAACTTGGACATCACCAATTCGTAAGTACGGCGATATGATCAACCATCGCCTATTAAAAGCATTGATCACAGGTAACGAGCCAAGCCAAAAACCTGATGATAATGTAGGTGATGAAATTGCACTACACCGCCGTCATCACCGTATGGCTGAGCGTGACGTATCTGATTGGTTATACGTGCGCCTTTTAAAAGATGCAGTAAAAAATGCAACCATATTTAACGCTGAAGTATTTGATATTAACCGTGCAGGTATGCGTGTTCGTCTACTTGAAAACGGTGCATCTGCGTTTATTCCAAGTCCGCTTATCTTGGATAATAAAGAGCGCATTAGCTGTAGTGGCGAGCTAGGTATTATCACTATTGATGGTATTAAAGAGTACCAGCTAGGTGACACATTTGATGTAACACTAGCTGAAATTCGTAGTACTACTCGCCAACTAATTGCAAAACCTGTGAAGCAATTCCCTGCACCAGAAGCGACAGAAAATACTGATGCATCTGCTACAGAAGAGAATAAAGAAGAAGTTAAAGCATAA
- a CDS encoding DUF1415 domain-containing protein, whose amino-acid sequence MNSTTEQNTQQIKDIEKAVEQWLNDVVIGLNLCPFAAKPQRNKQIKIFVSSDTTENDLLETIYLQLKELDETPVSELETTLVVAPYLFKEFDDYNQFLDLVEGLVVQLGKSGVYQIASFHPNYCFYGTEPDDAENLTNRSPYPVFHLIREDSMEKVLKHYPDPEAIPERNIECVENLTAEQIKTLFPYLNKDQ is encoded by the coding sequence ATGAACTCAACAACAGAACAGAATACTCAACAGATCAAAGATATTGAAAAAGCCGTTGAACAATGGCTAAACGATGTGGTGATCGGATTAAATCTCTGCCCTTTTGCTGCTAAACCGCAACGTAACAAGCAGATCAAAATATTTGTTAGTAGCGATACAACTGAAAATGATTTACTAGAAACAATCTATCTCCAATTGAAAGAGCTTGATGAAACGCCAGTTTCTGAATTAGAAACCACATTGGTTGTCGCGCCTTACTTATTTAAAGAATTTGATGACTACAATCAGTTCTTAGATCTAGTGGAAGGGCTCGTCGTTCAATTAGGTAAAAGTGGTGTCTATCAAATTGCTAGCTTCCATCCTAATTACTGCTTCTATGGTACTGAACCGGATGATGCAGAAAACCTCACGAACCGCTCTCCATATCCTGTTTTTCACCTGATCCGTGAAGACAGTATGGAAAAAGTATTAAAGCATTACCCAGATCCTGAAGCGATCCCTGAACGTAATATTGAGTGTGTTGAAAATTTAACCGCAGAGCAAATTAAAACACTGTTTCCTTATTTAAATAAAGATCAGTAA